In the genome of Cervus elaphus chromosome 5, mCerEla1.1, whole genome shotgun sequence, the window GCCTCCAGCCTGCTCGCGCTGGCCTCCGGGCTGCTGGCGGTGCTGCTGGCAGGCCTCGGGCTGTCCGGTGCAGCCGGGGGCTGCGGGTACATGCCCGTCCACCTGGCCATGCTGGCAGGACAGGGTTCTCGCCCTCGACGGCCCCGGGGGGCCCTGCCAGCGTGGCTCCTGCCTTGGCTGCTGCTCGCCCTGACACCACTGCTCAGCTCCGAGCCACCCTTCCTGCAGCTCTTCTGTGGCCTCCTCGCCGGCCTGGCCTGTATCCTTTGCCAGGGCTCAGGGCTGCTGTGGACACACGGGTTCCGTGGCTGGGCCCCCAGGGTGCCAGGGAGGAACTGGCACGAGGAGTCCGGCCCCCGTCATTCACACGCATTCCAGGGGCATCTCCGAGTCTCCTCTCTCCAGCTCTGGGCTGGGGACTGGGGGCTCGTGGCCATGTAGAGGTGCCAATTACAGTTTAAAGGAGAGCCTGGGCGCCGAGGGGCCCTGGGAGGTGCCTAGTCTGGACGTCCCAGTGGAGATGGCAGCTACACCAAGGCCGTGCAGGATGAGGGGTCCCGATgagaggtggaagaggagagcaTGGGCCCGCAGTCAGCACAGAGGGCGAAGGACCAGGGTGAAAGTGAGCCTGGGGCTCTCCTGGCCTCAGAAGGGGGACGGCCTGCTGCAGGTGTGTTGAACACAGGCTTAATGCCTTGCGGGGTGACACTGCAGTCAGAGGGAACAGTGGGCGCAGGCTGGCCCCGGGGGTTGCTGAGGACTGGGGACGCCCGGCTGGATCCTGGAGAGGGGAGCGTGTTGCCCTCGCTATGACAGTGCCCAGGGGTGGGCCTGGTGTCACAGGCCTGGGCCTGAGTGAGCCCACAGGGCTCGGGggatggcggggggggggcggctgaATTGGGGTGAGACGGGTTTAGGAATGAGGCATGCCACTACCTCTTGCTGGCTGGGTAGCCACGAGCAGGCCCcttttcctctctgagcctccgcgCTGATGAGGGTGATGACACTGCTCTGGCAGGGCCACGGTGAGGAGACAGGAGGGAATGCCCGTCACACACTTGGCACGGGACCTGGCATGTGGCATGGGCTCCCCCCAGCTGTATGTGGTTTTCCTTGACCGGCCGCCCTGCCCTGGGCAGACAGACGCGGCCGGGGCCTTCCGGTGGCTGGAGCTCTCGGAGTGGCGACTGCAGGCGCTGCAGGAGGGTGTCCTATGCAGGGCCCTGGCGGGGTGCTGGCCGCTCCAGCTCCTCCCCGCCCCAGGTGGCCCAGCTGAGCTGCCTGTCGCCCATCCCGCCGGAGTGAGGTGAGGGTGATGCCAAGGACACTGGCCCCGGTGGTGGCAGCCGCGCCAGTGGCTGGCAGTCAGCCTTCTTCTGCTTCTGCCCCTCCAGGCCCCCCACCCCTGGACCTCCCCACATGGCCTCCCCTAGCCTCTGGCCCCTCAGTGAAGGCTCAGTCCCGATCCCGCCGGGCCTGAGGCCTGTGCAGCCGCTCTGGGAGGGCTCCTCAGAGGCTGGACTGGCCTGGTCTGGGCCCGGCTTTCCCCCGGGGACCCCACTGTGGGCAGCCCTGGACCAGCAGATGCTACAGGAGGGGATCGAGGCCTCGCTGCTTGagggcccagcccagggccccGACAGCCCACTCTGGCTACCTAAGTCCTCCGTCTCCTCTCTGCGGTaaggtggggtgggtgggtgggggttgcCCTGTTGGGGGGCTGGAGACggccctgaccctccctccctgccccttccccgcCGCAGGCTGCAGCAGCTGGAACGCATGGGCTTCCCCACGGAGCAGGCGGTGGTGGCCCTGGCGGCCACGGGCCGAGTGGAGGGGGCTGTTGCACTGCTGGTCGGCGGGGAGGTGGGCACCGAGGCGCTGGTGactcaggggaggggagggcctgcCCACCCTGAGGGTCCTGGGCCCCCCTAGCACAGGCAGGCCCTCAGGTGAGAAGAGCCCTAGCCCTGTCTGCTGAGAGTCAGGAGGGGGTCTGGGGTAGCCCCCCAGCACCCTGCCCCGGTACTGTTCAGAATAAAACCCAGTTCACTTTTCAGCCTGGATCTGGTGGGGCAGTGCTTGTCTGACTCTTAGGTTGGCATCAGGGGGCTGAGTGAATGAGCGAGCAGTGAACGAATGGCTGACTGCAGCAGGGCAGTGCTTGCTGGACACCTGGCCGGGGCTGGGGATGACCTGAGCCTCTGCTCTGCCCCCCGACCCTGTCCCCCAGCTGCCAGGTGATGGCCAGGGAGCCCAGCTCCACAGCCCTCAGGGGGACAGCAGAGGCCACAGAGGAGAGCTGCTGGCCTGCCCGGCCGTCTAAGCGCACACAGACCAGCCCGGTGGGCAGTCAGGTGGGGGCCTTTATTGGCTGATACACATCTACCTGCTGGGGCTGTCACAAGCGGTTGTGGAAGCGGGCGGCCCCCTCCCCTGGACCATGGAAGGGACCGAGGGTTCAGGGGTCAGAACTGACACAAGGAGCCCTGGACATCCAGTCAGATCAGGTAGCTTGACCTCAGGGTCAGGAAACCAGCACCAGAAAATGAGGAGGGGTACAGGTGGGCCCCCCAGGTTTGGCTGGGGAGCCGGGAGGCGAGACTGCCCGCCCTTGTCATCCCTGGGCGTGTGGAGGGCTGGGCAGTTGATGAGATGACAGAAGCTCCAAACCCGCAGACCTCCAtaaccccatttcacagagggaaactgaggcccagggcccTGAGCAAGGCCTCACCTCTCACCTGGGCCATGCCTCCCTCTCAGGCCCCAGTCCCTGCTCAGCCTCATAGGAGGCAGAGGCACATGGGGTGCCAGGATCAAGACCCCCACCCAAAGGCCTAGGTGGTGGAAGGAACCCTGAGGATATCAATAAATACGGGCAGGCAGACCCCAGAGGCAGCTGGCCCAGGCCAGGctgggaagggaagcctggctggcCCTCCCCAAGGGGCCACCACCACCCTCAGTCTCTCTCGTCTCGGCTTCTGGGGGCCACGATCCGGTAGCTGGCCGCGTGTCCTCCCCTCTTGCCCCGCAGGAGGCTGGGGGTGCCTGTGCCGGCAAGGCTTGCCCCCGACCCCTCTGGTTCTGccggagggaagaagagagggaggacgGAGAGAGGCCAGGTTAGTGAGGTCTGTGTGAGGCACCCACCTCCCCTTGGCCCTCTGGGGGTGGGGCTCTGTCGTCTGGAAGCAGAGCTGTGGGAAAGAAGGAGGTCTGCAAAGCTGGTTAGTGCCTGTCCCCCTGGGAGTTACTAGCCCCTAACCCAACTAAAGCACTCAGGGCCTCTACTTGATTTTCTATGACAGGTGGGGATAAACCCACCATGTTTCTGAAATGCTTCGTACGTAGTGGATGCACCATGAAAAAGTACTTTTTCATTAACATATTTTGGATGTGGAGGTGTGCCCTGAGTCATTCCCATTTCATATCTGGGTAAACTAAGGCCAGGCatcactctttctctctccttgggTTACACCACCTGTAGTGGGGAAGGGTTTAGGAAGGCCAGGATCTGCCACTGATCTACTGTGTAGCTTTGGACCTCGGTCAGGGTCTCAGTTGTCTCATCTCTAAGACTCGGGGGATGGTCCAGATACAGAAGCCCTGGGCAACTCCAGTGATTATTGAAGTCAGTTCCGATTTGGCTATGGTGACATATGCCCCAACCTGCAAATTAGCTGGCCCCCAAAAGTAAAACTGAATAATTGGCATTCTTCCCACCTGgaaaactcctactcatccttcagaaCACAGATCAGGAcctacctcctccaggaagccttctgtcACTATCACCTCAGTCCTTCTCAAATGGATTAGGCAGGTTGGAAGGATGGGCTGTTTTTCCAGAGGGAGAGCCCCAGGATGGAGGACTTGGCTGAGCCTCCAAAACCCTGTTCATAGGACCAACACTTGGACTCTGGTTGAGCATCAGCTTCCCACTGAAGGGAAAGCGGCTACAGCCTCATAATCATAAGTGTCTAGTGTCCCGACCCTGTGTCCCATGAACCTCTGGACTGAGATTTGGGGCAGACAGGTATCTGCAGTCACAGTCAGGGGACATTTCATGCCCCAAACCAGGGGGCACAGGAGGAGGGTAGCCCAGCACTCAGGTCCCAACATCAGCTTGGACCAAGTCCTGGCCCCACCATATTCCAGTCATGCGGCCTTGAGCAAGTCCCAGAACCTCTAAGCCCGTTCTGGGATTTGGGGGTGACACTCCTGTAAAGTGTTTAAGGTGACCAGGAGTGGAAAGTGGTTTTCACAGTAAATATTGGATTACAATAGTCACAAGGTTGGTGTGTCTTCAACTCCTGCAGGTCTGGTCACAGTGAGTCGGTCATGAGATGCTGTTTCTGACATGACCAAATTCAAGGCCTTGGTTTCCCCTGGGCCCCCCTCAGTGCCTAGCGGAGCAGAAGGGTTGGAGAACCTCTGCTGAAGGAGCCCAAAGAGCTGGAGCTTTAGGCCAGACCGAGGGGGCCCCGGGGGCTCACAGCTCTCCCTGTGTCACTGCAGGAGTCGCACGAGCCCTCTGAACCCATGTTTCTCCCTCTGTGAGGTGGACATGGTACTGCCCACCTAGAATGCATGTTACAAGGACTGGAGATGATGGATATAAGTTCCCCGGCCCAGGTGACCCGGGTGGGTGACAGCTGTTACTACTATCGTTATCAATCACAGTCTAAACACGAGCCCATCTGGGTCTTCTGTTAGCACCTGCTGTGCATGATGCAACAGCGGGGAGGGTTCCATCtcctctgctcccctcctcccGCACCCCCCTTCCAGGCCACACTGAGTGGACATGGGCCCTGCCAGGGGCCTGGCACCTCCTCCCTGGGCTGCTGAAGGAGAGGCGGGGCACAGAGGCAAGGCCACAGTGTGTCCTTTCTGGCTCCTGTCCCAGTCCTCCTGAGAGGGGGCGTGGGGGGGCACCTGACAAAGAGCTGAGAGCCTGGGATTTGGTCCTTGGTCCTGGGAGAGGAGAAGGTCTGGGAGATGGTTGGAGAAGTTTCTAGAAGTTGGGGAAGCCATGTGGCGCGGCGGGAGCAGCTCTGTAAGCAGACCCCGCACACCTTCCCACCCCTGGTGGGCGGGGCTCTGTGGGGgctgccttcctccctcctcccagcacaCTCAGAACCTTCCATGACTAATGCAAGGGTCCCATCTTGCAGGAAGGCTTCCCTTCACACTCATCCTTTGGTGCGCCTGTTCCCTGTGGCCCTCACCTTTATAGATGCTGaagaccccaccaccaccaaggcaGGTACCCTGAGAtcggcctctgcacctgcccagACCCAGCACGCGGCAGGTGTGCCCTACATTTTTGCCAAATGAAGGAGATGGCTCCGACCTCAGCTTTCCTTCCTGctgggggcctcagtttccccatctgtagaaCAGACATGAGGTTACATGCGATGTCTGAGGCTGTGTGCACTGAAGCGTTGAGAGATGGGGCGTCTGGGAGAAGAGTGGCTGTTGGGGCCTCTTCGCAGGTAGGGGAGGATTAACCCCAAGGGCAGTcaatccctccctctctccagggCCGCCACAGACTCCAGTTTAACTTGGGGAGACCTCCTCAGCCCCACTGCGTCAGCCAGGTGTGGCTAACCTCTTTTCATGCCTACATTCAAGGACCCTCTCAAACGGGCGCCTGCCAGATCTTCTAGCCTCAGCTTTCGCCCCTCAGCAAACTCACAGAACAATCCCTCTGGGTTCTCCCTGGTCTCGGCTTTTGGCCGTGCTACTCCTCTTGCCTGTTTACTTGCCCCCGGTCCTTGCCTTTCAAGTCTCCACTCagatgcctcctccaggaagccctcccgaGGTGCCACACCCCAGCCTGCATCAGGAGCACTTCTGTGCTTTCCTGGTTGCCAGTACTCACTCTGCTATGGTATTCCTCACCCTGGATTTAACACCCAGTTCCagggctcccctccccaccccacccccccccgcaGCAGCACCCTAAACTCCGCGAGAGCAGGACTGTGTCTGTCTTATCTGTTGGAACCTGTCCGGCGAggtgcctggcacagggcaggtgctcagtcactcgggATCTAGTCACCAGGACcttctctgtgccagacactgtctgCTGGCCGGATGGAAGGGCTGAAGAGGGGGTGGTGGCTGCTAGTCTGGATCCAGTGTTGGGAGGTGCCGTCTGTCTTCCCAGGCCCTTCCCAGGCCCTTCCTGGCAGGGGCTGCCCCTGCCTGCCCGCCCTGCCGTTACCTGGCCAGATGATGGCTTCCAGCAGGGTGACCCGTCTGGCCAGGAGCTCCAGCTGAGCCTGCTGCTGCAGGAAGCTCTGTAAGCTAGGAGCCTGATGGGAGATCGAGAAGAGCAGACGGTGCGAGTCTGGCCTCCGGGGGCGGGCTGGGCCGGGGAGttgaggggaggggcaggaaccTGGGCTCGAATCTCTGTCAGGATCTTGGTCTCTCCTTCTAAGTGGGGACGGGGCTCACTTGGCTCCTTAAGTGACCAGATGGGTGGAGAACTGGTGGATGAATGCCTGGGGGAGGATGTCCCAGCCCACTCCCAGGTCATCCTGGGACCAGGAGGGCCTGCTGAGTGAGTGCCTCTCGGGTCAGAGCTGGAGGGTGGTACATCACCCAGAATCCCCTGGGACCCGAGCCTGGCTGTGTCACCCACAGTCCCCTGCCCTGCTGGAGTCTAGCCCTGTGACCTGCTGGCCCGTGGACGTGCACACTGGCTCTGCCTGGAGTCTGGATCCATTGCCCATAATCCTCCCGGTGGCCCAGGTTCTGACGTTATTACCCATGATCCCCTGTACTGTTGCAGTCTGGCTCTGTTACCCACAATCCTCTGCTGCCCATCATTCCCTTCAGACTCAAAATCTGTCAGCCCTGACACCTCTGCAGGCCTGGAAACCACATTACCCAGTTTCTGGAGCCCCAGGTCTGACCACAGGGGTGGAGGCCTGGGTTTCTGGGGCTCCCCACTTCCCCTGTGGACTCGTGGGACCAGTCATCGAGGGATGAGTGGTCTTGACCTTTCACATCCCCACCTGGAGAAGGTCAGGTACCTTCTCCAGCCTCTTGACTGGGCCCAGGCAGCTCCACCCTGGGGGGCCTGGGGAAGGCTGGCGGGCGGGGGCTGggctgtctgtccatctgtctctACTCACCATAGAGCCCAATCATTGTTTCCAAGATTAAAACCCTCTCAGCTAAAATCTTCAAAGCCTCGCGTAGTTGGTGCAACCCCTCCCCCTGTGGAGGAAAGAGACAGATGCAGCCGTGAAGGGGACAGGGGAGGGGGGCCCTGCAAAGCTTGTTGGAGGCCCATGCCCCACCCTGGGCATGCACCCGCAGCCCCTCACCACCTGCCACAGCCCAGGGCCCACGGACAGCCAGAACAAGACTCGGAGAAGACAGGAGGGGGACAAGGCAGGCAGAAGCAACCCCCTTGGGAGGATCCCACCCAGCTGTCTGCTCTCTGCCCACAGCCCTGCACGTCTTCGCTgcactgggggcggggggaagccAGTCTGCAGGGGCAGCCCTGCCATCCTGGGGCCTGCCATGAGGCTGCCCCAGAGCCACAGCCGCTCTTGCATCTCTGCTGCCTGAAACCAGCTGTTCTCACAACATCCGCAGGATTCCTGCCACATCCCTGGGCCACTTGCACTGTTGTTTACTTAGCAGTCTTTGAACTGACTCAGTTTTGCCTTCAATACTGTGTTTGTCTCGTCTAATTAACTCCACCACTGGGATCAGGCTACTTTCCAATCGTCTTCCCACTCATGTCCAAATGAGCATATCAGTGTAAAATCAGGAGATGTCTGAGTGGCATCACTGTTGGGTAGCTAGGCTTAAAATGCTGGCAAGGCTGAAGTCCAGGCCCAggtgccccctccccagtccttTTGGGCCCCTTCCTCCCAAGGGCTCTGACGGCTCCAGGTCCATATGCTGCACACGAGGGAGCCCAGCCCTCAGCCCCGCCCTCTCATCTCAGCTGAGTCTCCAGCACCCCTCAAACCCCTCCCCTGGGCCTCCCTGCTCTGGGGTCTCCTGTCTCAAGTGGTGCTGACGCTGCCCAGGGCTCTGGTCAGGGACCGCCAGCTGGCCTTCACCTTCCCTTCTTCCCAGGGTCTGTCCATCTGTCCTTTCCTCCCCCTAGCATAAGGCCCATGGTCTTGTCAAAACTCCACACACCCttactccttccttcctctttcctagtCCAGACTAAAGGTACTTCCGGGATGTAGAGATCTTAATTCTGACCAAGCACCAGGACGGCAAGAACTATTCCAGCCCTGACACATCTCGGAGTCTCTTCTGAGTCCTTTACTTACTGCAGATTAAATGAAGGGATGGGGTACAATATGCATCTTGGGACAATTGCTACCTTCAAGGTAGCTCTTCCCACAAAAAACATCTAACGAGTCCTCGCAACGTGGCCGCTCTGAGCGAGCCCATGGCCATGCTAGGACCGGCCCTTATGACCTGGCTGTCCTGTCCACATCACAGGATGGGATGGGACTGTTCTCCACTGACTGGCCGTGGAGCCTGGGGGTCACCGGGTCACAGTGACTCCGCTTCAAGTATTAACACCCGTCTAAACGTAGATGACCTTCAGAAACCACGGTAAGCCTCTGGAGCATGGACAGTGGGACAAGCTGCCGTCACACGTCTCCTGATGAGATTCAGTCAGAGGGCACCACCTCCCCAGCTGGTGCACCTGTGGAGGGCGGTTCACCTGCATCTCATCACAGGGAACTGTCAGGCCGGTCTAGACAGAGGGACAGTCTCACAAAGACAACctcaagagaaagaagaaaagggcaGGGGGCCTGTTCTGGATTAGAAGAACCTAGTGACATGACAACCAAATGCAATACACGAATCTTGATTTGATCTTGGGttcgttttgtttgtttgtatgtttgtttgttttaaaccagCTACAAAATGCATTTTGGAGGTGACTGGTAAAATTTATAggtagtgaagtgaagttgctcagtcgtgtccaactctttgcgaccccatggactgtagcctacccggctcctctgtccatgggattctccaggcacgggtactggagtgggttgccatctgctTTATAGGTAAGCTGTATACTAAGTAGCTGAATTAATGTCAACTTTTTTAGGGGTGACTGTGGTACTGTGGCTCTTTGGGAGAACGTCCATACTCTTTCAAGACACACATTGATGTGTTGGGGGAGATGCAGATGAGGTCTGCAACTTACTTTCCAATGGATTAGGAAAAAAGATCTGTAAATATATAAAGAGTGAAAGAACAAATGTGGCAAAATAGTAATAACTGGTCAGCCTAGAAGAAGGGTATAAGGACAGTCATTGAACTaacttttctatatatttgaaatttttcaaagaaaaaatctgggggggaaatgcaaaaataaatattctgggTAAGTGGCCTGCTATTTGCATCGATGATGCCCCAGTGCCCCCAAGCCTGGCCTGAGTGTCCAGGGCCTGCTGGACAGCCCCTTAGCT includes:
- the RHBDD3 gene encoding rhomboid domain-containing protein 3 isoform X1; the protein is MGSGLGGKLEYRLPAEGPTRPSGGGGARSAHTVPRPPLSTFSRVMHARGPPGLLTPALPLASSVLMLLMSALWLLGAGPSLVLAPELLLDPRQAHRLLTHALGHTALPGLLLSLLLLPTLGWQQERHLGTLRFLHASSLLALASGLLAVLLAGLGLSGAAGGCGYMPVHLAMLAGQGSRPRRPRGALPAWLLPWLLLALTPLLSSEPPFLQLFCGLLAGLAYAAGAFRWLELSEWRLQALQEGVLCRALAGCWPLQLLPAPGGPAELPVAHPAGVRPPTPGPPHMASPSLWPLSEGSVPIPPGLRPVQPLWEGSSEAGLAWSGPGFPPGTPLWAALDQQMLQEGIEASLLEGPAQGPDSPLWLPKSSVSSLRLQQLERMGFPTEQAVVALAATGRVEGAVALLVGGEVGTEALVTQGRGGPAHPEGPGPP
- the RHBDD3 gene encoding rhomboid domain-containing protein 3 isoform X2; protein product: MTRKNHPHPYLSTLSFRFPGEHTVPRPPLSTFSRVMHARGPPGLLTPALPLASSVLMLLMSALWLLGAGPSLVLAPELLLDPRQAHRLLTHALGHTALPGLLLSLLLLPTLGWQQERHLGTLRFLHASSLLALASGLLAVLLAGLGLSGAAGGCGYMPVHLAMLAGQGSRPRRPRGALPAWLLPWLLLALTPLLSSEPPFLQLFCGLLAGLAYAAGAFRWLELSEWRLQALQEGVLCRALAGCWPLQLLPAPGGPAELPVAHPAGVRPPTPGPPHMASPSLWPLSEGSVPIPPGLRPVQPLWEGSSEAGLAWSGPGFPPGTPLWAALDQQMLQEGIEASLLEGPAQGPDSPLWLPKSSVSSLRLQQLERMGFPTEQAVVALAATGRVEGAVALLVGGEVGTEALVTQGRGGPAHPEGPGPP
- the RHBDD3 gene encoding rhomboid domain-containing protein 3 isoform X3; the protein is MHARGPPGLLTPALPLASSVLMLLMSALWLLGAGPSLVLAPELLLDPRQAHRLLTHALGHTALPGLLLSLLLLPTLGWQQERHLGTLRFLHASSLLALASGLLAVLLAGLGLSGAAGGCGYMPVHLAMLAGQGSRPRRPRGALPAWLLPWLLLALTPLLSSEPPFLQLFCGLLAGLAYAAGAFRWLELSEWRLQALQEGVLCRALAGCWPLQLLPAPGGPAELPVAHPAGVRPPTPGPPHMASPSLWPLSEGSVPIPPGLRPVQPLWEGSSEAGLAWSGPGFPPGTPLWAALDQQMLQEGIEASLLEGPAQGPDSPLWLPKSSVSSLRLQQLERMGFPTEQAVVALAATGRVEGAVALLVGGEVGTEALVTQGRGGPAHPEGPGPP